From Acidobacteriota bacterium:
GCAGGTGATGGTGCGCACCTTGTCGAGCTGGAGTTCGGTCGCGCCTCCAATGCAGTCGATGTTGACGACGTTCTGGTTCTCGGGGGTGTTGCAGCGGGTGTGGTGGTACTCGTGGGTGAGGACCTCGCCCTGCGAGATGGTCATCCATCCGAGCTGGCCGTTGTGGGTGTGGATGGCGGTCTTCTGCCCCGGCGACCAGCAGATGGCCATGACCTCGAAGAGCTCGTCGCGGTAGATGAGGTTGCGGGTGTAGAAGCTGTCGCGCCACCAGACGTAGTCGTGGAGGGCCTCGGGCCGCAGCGTGGTGGCGGCCATGTAGCTGGCGATCTTGTTCTTGGTGATCAGTCCCCGCTCCAGTTCGCGTAGTCCGGCGATGAAGTCCGCTACGCTGGTCCGGAGCGGGTGGGTACAGGCTGCGATCTCTGGAATGGGCATGGGTAAAGGTTCCTTCCGCTGAACTTTCTTCATTATCTCGCGGATGCAGCGCGCGTTCAGCAAGGATTTACATCATCTTCTTCGATTTGCGGCCTGCCATGGCGTCTGAAGACGCGCGGGTACGGTAAACTAGAACAACACGCGCATTTTCAGATTTTTTCCATCCTTAAATCATTCGACACGCGCGCAGACAGGACATCCAAACGCAGTGAGCCAGCAGATTCGCAATATCGCTATCATCGCCCACGTCGACCACGGCAAGACCACGCTCGTCGACGCCATGCTCCGCCAGTCCGGCACCTTCCGCGCCAACGAGGCCGTCGCCGATCGCGTCATGGACTCGAACGACCTTGAAAGAGAGCGCGGCATCACGATCCTGGCCAAGAACACCGCCATTCACTACATGGATTCGAAGATCAACATCGTCGACACGCCGGGCCACGCGGACTTCGGCGGCGAGGTGGAGCGCGCGCTGAAGATGGTCGACGGCGTGGTGCTGCTGGTCGACGCTTCGGAGGGGCCGCTGCCGCAGACGCGCTATGTGCTCTCGAAGGCGCTTGAGGCGAAGCTGACGCCGATCCTGGTGATCAACAAGATCGACCGCCCGGACGCGCGTCCGCAGGAGGTGGTCAACGAGGTCTATGACCTGTTCATCGACCTCGATGCCGACGAGAGCGTGCTCGATTTCCCGATCATCTACACGAACGGCAAGCAGGGCACGGCGACGATGGACCTGGCGCAGCCGGGGACAGACCTCAAGCCGCTCTTTGATCTGATCGTGAAGACGATTCCGGCGGCGAAGGGCGATCCCGCGGCATCGCTGCAGATTCTGGTGACGAACCTGGACTACTCGGACTACCTGGGCCGCCTTGCGATCGCGCGCGTCTTCAACGGCACGCTGACGACCGGGCAGGAGGTCGCCGTTTCGAAGACCGATGGATCGCTGCAGAACGTGAAGATCACGAAGCTGTTCAGCTTTGACGGACTGAAGCGTACTGATATTACGCAGACAGAGATCGGCGACATCGTTGCCATCGCCGGAGTTGCGGGCATCACCATCGGCGAGTCGATCACGAACATCGAGAACCCGGCTCCGCTGCCCTTGATCAAGATTGACGAGCCGACGATTGCGATCCAGTTCTCGGTCAACAACTCGCCGTTCGCCGGGCGCGAAGGCCAGTATGTGACCAGCCGCAATTTGAAGGAGCGGCTCGAGAAGGAGCTGCTGACGAACGTCTCGATTCGCGTCGAGGACACGGGCAGCCCGGAGACCTTCAAGGTGCTGGGCCGCGGCGAATTGCAGCTCTCGGTGCTGATCGAGATGATGCGCCGCGAGGGCTTCGAGCTGATGGTCTCGCGTCCTGAGATTGTGACGCGCAGGATCGACGACAAGCTGATGGAGCCGAACGAACACCTGACGGTCGACATTCCGGAGAGCTTCGTCGGTACTGTCATCGAGCGGCTTGGGCCGCGCAAGGGCGAGATGACGAAGATGACGAACCACGGCTCGGGCCGTGTGAGGATGGAGTTCATGATTCCGTCGCGCGGCTTGATCGGCCTGCGTTCGGAGATGCTGACGGAGACGCGCGGCACAATCATCATGAACTCGATCGCCGACGGATACGTGCCGTATCAGGGCGAGATTCCGCAGCGTCCGACGGGCGCGCTGATCTCCGACCGTGCAGGCACGACGACGACCTATGCGCTGAACGGTCTGCAGGACCGCGGCATTCTCTTTGTCGGCGACGGCACCGAGGTCTACGAGGGCATGATCGTCGGCGAGCACTCGCGCGACAACGACCTGGACGTGAACGCAGTCCGCGAGAAGAAGCTGACCAACATGCGCGCATCAGGTTCAGACGATGCGTTGCGCCTGGTTCCTTATAAGCAGCAGACGCTGGAGCAGTCGATTGAGTTCATCGCTGACGATGAGCTGGTCGAGGTCACGCCGAAGTCGCTGCGTCTGCGCAAGAAGGTGTTGCAGGCGAACCGGCGTCCGCGTAAAGGACAACCGGAGTAACCGTAGCCTGGTCAGCCGGAGACTGCGCGCCGTGTGATCGGGCCATCGCTGCGGCTTGCAGCTTCTCTCTGTAGCGAGCGGCGGCGCTGATGTTGCTGCCTGCGGCTGGGGCGATGGTTGCAGACGACGCGGCCGGGTTGCCGTGGATGAAGTGCGGCGGTGGTGTGTCTTCAGGCGCCTGCGTGGCCGTGACGATAGGTGCTTTGGATTGGCTTCCGGGTGCTTCTTCATGCTGCGCCTGCACCTTTGGTTTGCTCTCCTTGGATGTGCTCTCCTCAGCAAGACTGCGAAGGTTGCTCATGGCGAGCTTGAGGGCGGAGAGCAGGATGCGGGCGCGGGTGTTGTCGAGCGTTCCCGCAGCCACGCCCTGGATGATGCGGGAGAGCGCCTGCTGGATGGAGTGGGCGTCGTGGATGGTGGGCAGTGCGATGGTCTCGGTGGGGATGCTGTTCATGATTGCGACTCCTTTGGGTTAAAAGAGGAAGGCCCAGCCGTCGGGCTGGGCCTTCACCGCTTTCGATCTCTATATATATCTATTAGAGCAGGTGGAGCGAAACTAATCGGCACTTTGCGCCGTGTCTATATCGCCCATGGAATGTTTTGGTTACGGAGATTTGCACAGCGCAGGGGGCTTGACAGGAATTTGGCCCACTGCCGGTCACGGGCCGTAAGGTAGTATTCGTGCGAGAGAAAATTGGTCGGACCGGGGGACGCCTCAATGAGGATGAGATGGTTGTGTGCGCTCGTAGTGCTGGGTGGGGGAATAGCTGGAGCGCAGACACCGCGTCCAGAGGCCCCGGCGAGTCTGCCGCGGGTGACGGCGGGGATTCCGGTGAACTACGACGAGGCGAAGGTGGGCACGTACACGCTGCCCGATCCCCTGGTGATGAGCGACGGCAAGCCGGTGAAGGATGCGAAGACGTGGACGACGAAGCGGCGTCCGGAGATTGTGCGCCTGTTTGAGACGCAGCAGTTTGGCGTAGCGCCGGGGCGTCCGAAGGACGAGAGCTTCGAGGTAATTGAAAAAGGGACTCCTGCGTTCGACGGCAAAGCGATTCGCAGACGAGTCGATATTCATCTGTCGAAGGACAAGACGGCTCCGGTGATTCATCTGGTGGAGTATCTGCCGGCAGGTGCGAAGAAGCCGGTCCCTCTGCTATTGAATATCAGTTTTTCGGCGGCTTCAAACTCGGTGGACGATCCGGGCCTGCCTGTAGGAGAGATCTGGGAGGCGAAGACGAAGGTCAAAGTTCCAGCGACGCAGGGCCGAGCGTTTGGCAAGCTGCCTGTGGCCACATTTCTGGATGCAGGGT
This genomic window contains:
- a CDS encoding cysteine dioxygenase family protein; its protein translation is MPIPEIAACTHPLRTSVADFIAGLRELERGLITKNKIASYMAATTLRPEALHDYVWWRDSFYTRNLIYRDELFEVMAICWSPGQKTAIHTHNGQLGWMTISQGEVLTHEYHHTRCNTPENQNVVNIDCIGGATELQLDKVRTITCSEGTGIVTVDKLQTIHQIENAGTTGCVSLHVYSKPFDSCIAFDLEKQRCYRRQLSFFSKDGHRVEE
- the typA gene encoding translational GTPase TypA — protein: MSQQIRNIAIIAHVDHGKTTLVDAMLRQSGTFRANEAVADRVMDSNDLERERGITILAKNTAIHYMDSKINIVDTPGHADFGGEVERALKMVDGVVLLVDASEGPLPQTRYVLSKALEAKLTPILVINKIDRPDARPQEVVNEVYDLFIDLDADESVLDFPIIYTNGKQGTATMDLAQPGTDLKPLFDLIVKTIPAAKGDPAASLQILVTNLDYSDYLGRLAIARVFNGTLTTGQEVAVSKTDGSLQNVKITKLFSFDGLKRTDITQTEIGDIVAIAGVAGITIGESITNIENPAPLPLIKIDEPTIAIQFSVNNSPFAGREGQYVTSRNLKERLEKELLTNVSIRVEDTGSPETFKVLGRGELQLSVLIEMMRREGFELMVSRPEIVTRRIDDKLMEPNEHLTVDIPESFVGTVIERLGPRKGEMTKMTNHGSGRVRMEFMIPSRGLIGLRSEMLTETRGTIIMNSIADGYVPYQGEIPQRPTGALISDRAGTTTTYALNGLQDRGILFVGDGTEVYEGMIVGEHSRDNDLDVNAVREKKLTNMRASGSDDALRLVPYKQQTLEQSIEFIADDELVEVTPKSLRLRKKVLQANRRPRKGQPE